Proteins encoded by one window of Crassostrea angulata isolate pt1a10 chromosome 9, ASM2561291v2, whole genome shotgun sequence:
- the LOC128163497 gene encoding zinc finger protein zfp-1-like isoform X2 — protein sequence MMLTYALILLGFTFITSVSYSDENCYRYESGCCPGYERNRETGNCTVASLLHYLHQLKSENYRLEGHIKSLATRRDHLLAVNARLSIPFSSPLHPDSFLYSDKPTDGKTVEPSLMQNVACLTADNPVQAGGSTTVPAVTRVSSLPPMTSVLNLSVSNTLSAMDSTPTSMEVTLPSSSTPDKSKPDVT from the exons ATGATGTTGACATATGCTCTAATACTTTTGGGATTTACATTTATCACTTCTGTTTCCTATTCAGATGAAAACTGTTACAG ATACGAGAGTGGTTGTTGTCCTGGTTACGAACGGAATAGAGAAACAGGGAACTGTACAG TTGCCTCTCTTCTTCATTATCTGCATCAGCTGAAATCAGAGAACTATAGACTAGAGGGTCACATCAAGTCGCTGGCCACGCGCCGGGATCACTTACTGGCGGTCAACGCCAGACTGTCTATCCCGTTCTCCTCCCCCCTCCACCCAGACTCATTCCTCTACTCGGACAAACCCACTGACGGAAAAACTGTGGAGCCATCTTTGATGcag AATGTGGCCTGTTTAACAGCTGATAATCCTGTACAGGCAGGAGGCTCTACCACAG TTCCAGCAGTAACCCGTGTCTCATCGCTGCCTCCCATGACTTCAGTACTCAACTTATCT GTATCCAATACTCTGTCGGCTATGGACAGTACGCCCACATCAATGGAGGTCACCCTCCCCTCATCCTCAACGCCGGACAAAAGCAAACCAGATGTGACCTGA
- the LOC128163497 gene encoding zinc finger protein zfp-1-like isoform X1 — protein sequence MMLTYALILLGFTFITSVSYSDENCYRYESGCCPGYERNRETGNCTECKIGYSGLNCSKQCLYPSFGWKCKLECDCSKENCNFSTGCLVKSFFASLLHYLHQLKSENYRLEGHIKSLATRRDHLLAVNARLSIPFSSPLHPDSFLYSDKPTDGKTVEPSLMQNVACLTADNPVQAGGSTTVPAVTRVSSLPPMTSVLNLSVSNTLSAMDSTPTSMEVTLPSSSTPDKSKPDVT from the exons ATGATGTTGACATATGCTCTAATACTTTTGGGATTTACATTTATCACTTCTGTTTCCTATTCAGATGAAAACTGTTACAG ATACGAGAGTGGTTGTTGTCCTGGTTACGAACGGAATAGAGAAACAGGGAACTGTACAG AGTGTAAAATTGGATACTCAGGCCTTAATTGCAGCAAGCAATGTCTCTATCCAAGTTTTGGTTGGAAGTGCAAGTTGGAGTGTGACTGTTCaaaagaaaattgcaatttttctaCAGGATGTCTGGTAAAGTCGTTCT TTGCCTCTCTTCTTCATTATCTGCATCAGCTGAAATCAGAGAACTATAGACTAGAGGGTCACATCAAGTCGCTGGCCACGCGCCGGGATCACTTACTGGCGGTCAACGCCAGACTGTCTATCCCGTTCTCCTCCCCCCTCCACCCAGACTCATTCCTCTACTCGGACAAACCCACTGACGGAAAAACTGTGGAGCCATCTTTGATGcag AATGTGGCCTGTTTAACAGCTGATAATCCTGTACAGGCAGGAGGCTCTACCACAG TTCCAGCAGTAACCCGTGTCTCATCGCTGCCTCCCATGACTTCAGTACTCAACTTATCT GTATCCAATACTCTGTCGGCTATGGACAGTACGCCCACATCAATGGAGGTCACCCTCCCCTCATCCTCAACGCCGGACAAAAGCAAACCAGATGTGACCTGA